Proteins from one Corallococcus exiguus genomic window:
- a CDS encoding hemerythrin domain-containing protein, with translation MSTNEASSRRRFLSTVVLLSAGSTASAAPKSKPSEVNATEDLMREHGVIRRTLLVYEEIARRLDLREEKAPVEVLAQATRLMRRFGEAYHEKTEETEVFPRLVKAGQQKELVQVLIEQHAAGRKLTESILAATSGRDALTQPQPRAETARQLNLFIRMYGPHAAREDTDLFPAFRNLFDEKQFKELGERFEEQEHRLLGSNGFENARKEVAQLERALGIHDLARFTPSER, from the coding sequence ATGTCCACGAATGAGGCGTCCAGCCGTCGCCGCTTCTTGTCCACGGTCGTCTTGCTGAGCGCTGGAAGCACCGCGAGCGCAGCACCCAAGTCCAAGCCCTCGGAGGTGAACGCCACCGAGGACCTGATGCGCGAGCACGGCGTCATCCGCCGCACGCTCCTGGTGTACGAGGAGATCGCTCGCCGCCTCGACCTTCGTGAAGAGAAGGCTCCCGTGGAGGTGCTCGCCCAGGCCACTCGCCTCATGCGCCGCTTTGGCGAGGCCTACCACGAGAAAACGGAGGAGACAGAGGTGTTCCCCCGGCTGGTGAAGGCGGGCCAGCAGAAGGAGCTCGTTCAGGTGCTCATCGAGCAACACGCCGCAGGGCGCAAGCTCACCGAGTCCATCCTCGCCGCGACCTCAGGCCGCGACGCACTCACGCAACCCCAGCCAAGAGCCGAAACTGCGCGGCAGCTCAACCTGTTCATCCGCATGTACGGGCCGCACGCCGCGCGCGAGGACACGGACCTGTTCCCCGCTTTCCGCAACCTCTTCGACGAGAAGCAATTCAAGGAGCTCGGTGAGCGCTTCGAGGAGCAGGAACACCGGCTGCTGGGGAGCAACGGCTTCGAGAACGCGCGCAAGGAGGTGGCTCAGTTGGAGCGCGCGCTTGGAATCCACGACCTTGCCCGGTTCACGCCCTCGGAGAGGTAG
- a CDS encoding hemerythrin domain-containing protein, with translation MAAPTDFVSLGALHRDLEELFLLHQEALMGMDLPAARERLSRYREELTRHLEAEEALLLPELPRAGRIRGAAPELFTGEHQRMQELLAKCQEAVDALDASAPDYRRTVLRVFDMESTFKHLEHHHSLREETYLFPALDGVLGEEERRALLTAFLERTQLPTSPRA, from the coding sequence ATGGCCGCGCCCACCGACTTCGTCAGCCTGGGAGCGCTCCACCGCGACCTGGAGGAGCTGTTCCTCCTGCACCAGGAAGCGCTGATGGGCATGGACCTGCCCGCCGCGCGTGAACGGCTGTCGCGCTACCGCGAGGAGCTGACGCGGCACCTGGAGGCGGAGGAGGCGCTGCTCTTGCCGGAGCTGCCGCGCGCCGGAAGGATCCGAGGCGCCGCGCCGGAGCTCTTCACCGGAGAACACCAGCGCATGCAGGAGCTGCTGGCGAAGTGTCAGGAGGCCGTGGACGCGCTGGACGCGAGCGCTCCGGACTATCGCCGCACGGTCTTGCGCGTGTTCGACATGGAGAGCACGTTCAAGCACCTGGAGCACCACCACTCGTTGCGCGAGGAGACGTACCTGTTCCCCGCGCTGGATGGGGTGCTGGGCGAAGAGGAGCGACGGGCCCTGCTGACCGCGTTCCTTGAGCGCACGCAACTTCCTACCTCTCCGAGGGCGTGA
- the aat gene encoding leucyl/phenylalanyl-tRNA--protein transferase, whose protein sequence is MPIYLLSDDEPELFPPPAKADKSGLLAVGGDLRPERLVAAYSQGIFPWYSEGQPILWHSPDPRFVLEPEKIHVGRSLRKVMNRGTYTVRYDTAFPKVIDACSRVHRPGQDGTWITDAMKQAYIRLHELGLAHSVEAWDGEVLVGGLYGVSLGAAYFGESMFALAPDASKVAFATAVERLKGWGFQLIDCQVETEHLERFGAESWPRKRFLTALEQALKEPTQRGRWTE, encoded by the coding sequence GTGCCCATCTACCTGCTGAGTGACGACGAGCCGGAGCTGTTCCCCCCACCCGCCAAGGCGGACAAGAGCGGCCTGCTCGCGGTGGGCGGCGACCTGCGCCCGGAGCGGCTGGTGGCCGCGTACTCGCAGGGCATCTTCCCCTGGTACAGCGAGGGCCAGCCCATCCTGTGGCACTCGCCCGACCCGCGCTTCGTGCTGGAGCCGGAGAAGATTCACGTGGGCCGTTCGCTGCGCAAGGTGATGAACCGGGGCACGTACACGGTGCGATACGACACCGCGTTCCCGAAGGTCATCGACGCGTGTTCGCGCGTGCACCGGCCGGGGCAGGACGGCACGTGGATTACCGACGCGATGAAGCAGGCGTACATCCGACTTCACGAGTTGGGGCTGGCGCACTCGGTGGAGGCGTGGGACGGCGAGGTGCTGGTGGGCGGGCTGTACGGCGTGTCGCTGGGCGCGGCGTACTTCGGGGAGAGCATGTTCGCGCTGGCGCCGGACGCGTCGAAGGTGGCGTTCGCCACGGCGGTGGAACGACTCAAGGGGTGGGGCTTCCAGCTCATCGACTGTCAGGTGGAGACAGAGCACCTGGAGCGCTTCGGCGCGGAGTCGTGGCCGCGCAAGCGCTTCCTGACGGCGCTAGAGCAGGCGTTGAAGGAGCCCACGCAGAGGGGGCGGTGGACGGAGTAG
- a CDS encoding hemolysin family protein, with protein MPTWTLWVACLALCFMRSLVAAAESALYGTSDLRAQELAEESKSVAARRVLRHKTDREPAATALRLGMVLSGFLAAAIGAFVPPRLLDFSRYAEATWVPIATVCAGALFVGVLASLMEVTLRGLANGNPERWALRLSGLVSLLVTVLYPPMRIMLGLLNLGARTMGRTLRFEPPPPPLEELEKLLAAQAARNEVDKSAPQLIRSIFELSDKRCRDVMVNRTDVISVDVTTPPDEVLRILAEENHSRIPVYKDDVDHIVGVLHARDLIPLLQHPELIVLQDVIRPAHFVPWMKPVGDLLRDMQKRKIHMAMVVDEYGGFMGVVTLEDILREIVGDIGDEFEVEEKLVEKMADGSSLVDAAMEVDQFTKLFGFPLPEGDFDTLGGYLSSLAGHLPDVGERFTYNGWQFVVATKEGARIDRVRMSRLKSAAPGLPDGQGGPPRQASDSDSSSAPDAKS; from the coding sequence ATGCCTACCTGGACCCTCTGGGTCGCCTGCCTGGCCCTCTGCTTCATGAGGTCCCTGGTCGCCGCCGCGGAGTCCGCGCTCTATGGGACGTCCGACCTGCGCGCCCAGGAGCTCGCGGAGGAGAGCAAGAGTGTCGCCGCGCGCCGGGTGCTCCGTCACAAGACGGACCGCGAGCCCGCCGCCACCGCCCTGCGCCTGGGCATGGTGCTGTCCGGCTTCCTCGCCGCCGCCATTGGCGCCTTCGTCCCGCCACGCCTGTTGGACTTCAGCCGCTACGCCGAGGCCACCTGGGTGCCCATCGCCACGGTGTGCGCGGGCGCCCTCTTCGTGGGCGTGCTCGCCAGCCTCATGGAGGTGACGCTGCGCGGCCTGGCCAACGGCAACCCGGAGCGCTGGGCCCTGCGCCTGTCGGGCCTGGTGTCCCTGCTGGTGACGGTGCTCTACCCGCCCATGCGCATCATGCTGGGCCTGCTCAACCTGGGCGCCCGCACCATGGGCCGCACCCTGCGCTTCGAGCCGCCGCCCCCGCCCCTGGAGGAGCTGGAGAAGCTGCTCGCCGCCCAGGCCGCGCGCAACGAGGTGGACAAGAGCGCCCCGCAGCTCATCCGCTCCATCTTCGAGCTGTCCGACAAGCGCTGCCGCGACGTGATGGTCAACCGCACGGACGTCATCTCCGTGGACGTCACCACCCCGCCGGATGAAGTGCTGCGCATCCTGGCGGAGGAGAACCACTCGCGCATCCCGGTCTACAAGGACGACGTGGACCACATCGTCGGCGTGCTGCACGCGCGCGACCTCATCCCGCTGCTCCAGCACCCGGAACTCATCGTCCTGCAGGACGTCATCCGCCCCGCCCACTTCGTGCCGTGGATGAAGCCCGTGGGCGACCTGCTCCGCGACATGCAGAAGCGGAAGATCCACATGGCCATGGTCGTCGACGAGTACGGCGGCTTCATGGGCGTCGTCACGCTGGAGGACATCCTCCGCGAAATCGTGGGCGACATCGGCGACGAGTTCGAGGTGGAGGAGAAGCTCGTCGAGAAGATGGCCGACGGCAGCTCGCTGGTGGACGCCGCCATGGAGGTGGATCAGTTCACCAAGCTCTTCGGCTTCCCGCTGCCGGAGGGCGACTTCGACACGCTGGGCGGCTACCTGTCCTCGCTCGCGGGCCACCTGCCCGACGTGGGCGAGCGCTTCACCTACAACGGCTGGCAGTTCGTCGTGGCCACCAAGGAGGGCGCCCGCATCGACCGCGTGCGGATGTCCCGCCTCAAGAGCGCCGCCCCCGGCCTCCCGGACGGCCAGGGAGGCCCGCCGCGACAGGCCTCCGACTCCGACTCCAGCTCGGCTCCGGACGCGAAGAGCTGA
- a CDS encoding LEA type 2 family protein: protein MSFVNRSTCLMALVSALFALNSGCASAPVRSGGPPALTAQETAVVSQGLTDASVRYTGQITGTANGVVERADYELVADGQVVKIGSTKLGVPFAPGAPADFSIEEKSAYVKSPEDLARLSAQGGTVLIALRGTLVVRSGGSEDSLPFAASRAVRVPRLPEVIVESLDAARYSPEEVQINLRLGVRNPNPFPLRLDSLTYQVAVADKPLEEGTTAQADSVDASATGVYPVEVAVTAQSWGPGVKALIGKGVLPYSVKGELKGPMLQVPYFLKGNVKLNVSR, encoded by the coding sequence ATGTCCTTTGTGAATCGCTCGACCTGCCTGATGGCCCTTGTGTCCGCGCTGTTCGCCCTTAACTCCGGGTGTGCTTCCGCCCCCGTCCGCTCCGGGGGGCCCCCTGCCCTGACGGCCCAGGAGACCGCCGTCGTCTCTCAGGGGCTCACCGACGCCTCCGTGCGCTACACCGGACAAATCACCGGCACCGCCAACGGCGTCGTGGAGCGCGCCGACTATGAGCTCGTCGCCGACGGGCAGGTGGTGAAGATCGGCTCCACGAAGCTGGGGGTGCCGTTCGCGCCGGGAGCGCCCGCGGACTTCTCCATCGAGGAGAAATCCGCCTACGTGAAGAGCCCGGAGGACCTGGCCCGCCTGAGCGCCCAGGGCGGCACGGTGCTCATCGCGCTGCGCGGCACGCTGGTGGTGCGCTCCGGCGGCAGCGAGGACTCCCTGCCCTTCGCCGCCAGCCGTGCCGTGCGCGTGCCCCGGCTGCCGGAGGTCATCGTGGAGAGCCTGGACGCGGCCCGCTATTCGCCGGAGGAGGTGCAGATCAACCTGCGGCTGGGCGTGCGCAACCCGAACCCGTTCCCGCTGCGGCTGGACTCGCTGACCTACCAGGTCGCCGTCGCGGACAAGCCCCTGGAGGAGGGCACCACCGCGCAGGCGGACTCGGTGGATGCGTCCGCCACGGGCGTGTACCCGGTGGAGGTGGCGGTGACGGCCCAGTCCTGGGGCCCGGGCGTCAAGGCGCTCATCGGGAAGGGCGTCCTGCCCTACAGCGTGAAGGGCGAGCTGAAGGGCCCCATGTTGCAGGTCCCCTACTTCCTCAAGGGTAACGTGAAGCTCAACGTGTCCCGCTAG
- a CDS encoding protein phosphatase 2C domain-containing protein: protein MSDFETVWHVEPAGRTGADRVLVLTPGAVTVLVVADGAGNSRRGAEAAEAVLHGVQDAVEAGADVEREETWRDVLVRCDAELVASGQGGETTAVVACVTPRHVVGASVGDSELWLFQGGEATALTEHQHRKPLLGSGQARPVTFERVWRGGILLGASDGLFKYVDLRRIQEHVSIADAHAAVLALAALPRLASGALPDDVGLVLCRPNAPRP, encoded by the coding sequence ATGAGCGATTTCGAGACGGTGTGGCATGTGGAACCGGCGGGCAGGACGGGGGCGGACCGCGTGCTGGTTCTGACGCCAGGGGCCGTGACGGTGCTCGTGGTGGCGGATGGGGCGGGGAACTCACGACGTGGCGCCGAGGCCGCGGAGGCCGTCCTGCATGGCGTCCAGGACGCCGTGGAGGCCGGGGCCGACGTGGAACGCGAAGAGACCTGGCGCGATGTGCTGGTGCGGTGCGACGCGGAACTGGTGGCCTCGGGACAGGGAGGAGAAACCACCGCCGTGGTCGCCTGTGTCACCCCTCGGCACGTGGTGGGGGCCAGCGTGGGGGATTCGGAGTTGTGGCTGTTCCAGGGCGGCGAAGCGACCGCGCTGACGGAGCATCAACACCGCAAGCCCCTGCTCGGTAGCGGGCAGGCTCGGCCCGTCACCTTCGAACGCGTGTGGCGAGGCGGCATTCTCCTCGGCGCGTCGGACGGATTGTTCAAGTACGTCGACCTCCGTCGTATCCAGGAGCATGTGAGCATCGCCGACGCACACGCTGCTGTGCTCGCGCTGGCCGCTCTGCCTCGACTTGCGAGCGGCGCGCTCCCGGATGACGTGGGGCTCGTCCTGTGCCGCCCGAACGCTCCACGCCCCTGA